A window of the Dickeya dianthicola NCPPB 453 genome harbors these coding sequences:
- the rpoC gene encoding DNA-directed RNA polymerase subunit beta', which translates to MKDLLKFLKAQTKTEEFDAIKIALASPDMIRSWSFGEVKKPETINYRTFKPERDGLFCARIFGPVKDYECLCGKYKRLKHRGVICEKCGVEVTQTKVRRERMGHIELASPTAHIWFLKSLPSRIGLLLDMPLRDIERVLYFESYVVVEGGMTNLERRQILTEEQYLDALEEFGDEFDAKMGAEAIQALLKSMDLEQECEQLREELNETNSETKRKKLTKRIKLLEAFVQSGNKPEWMILTVLPVLPPDLRPLVPLDGGRFATSDLNDLYRRVINRNNRLKRLLDLAAPDIIVRNEKRMLQEAVDALLDNGRRGRAITGSNKRPLKSLADMIKGKQGRFRQNLLGKRVDYSGRSVITVGPYLRLHQCGLPKKMALELFKPFIYGKLELRGLATTIKAAKKMVEREEAVVWDILDEVIREHPVLLNRAPTLHRLGIQAFEPVLIEGKAIQLHPLVCAAYNADFDGDQMAVHVPLTLEAQLEARALMMSTNNILSPANGEPIIVPSQDVVLGLYYMTRDCVNAKGEGMVLTGPKEAERIYRAGLASLHARVKVRITEHEKNAQGEWIAKTSIIDTTVGRAILWMIVPKGLPYSIVNQALGKKAISKMLNTCYRVLGLKPTVIFADQIMYTGFAYAARSGSSVGIDDMVIPAKKVEIISEAEAEVAEIQEQFQSGLVTAGERYNKVIDIWAAANERVAKAMMENLSTETVINRNGEEERQVSFNSIFMMADSGARGSAAQIRQLAGMRGLMAKPDGSIIETPITANFREGLNVLQYFISTHGARKGLADTALKTANSGYLTRRLVDVAQDLVVTEDDCGTHEGIMMTPVIEGGDVKEPLRERVLGRVTAEDVLKPGTADILVPRNMLLNEKWCDLLEENSVDAVKVRSVVGCETDFGVCAKCYGRDLARGHIINKGEAIGVIAAQSIGEPGTQLTMRTFHIGGAASRAAAESSIQVKNKGSLKLSNAKFVKNVAGKLVITSRNTELKLIDEFGRTKESYKVPYGAVMGKGDGDDVSGGETVANWDPHTMPVITEVGGSIRFTDMIDGQTITRQTDELTGLSSIVVLDSAERTGGGKDLRPALKIVDGKGDDVLIPGTDMPAQYFLPGKAIVQLEDGSQIGAGDTLARIPQESGGTKDITGGLPRVADLFEARRPKEPAILAEISGVVSFGKETKGKRRLVITPVDGSEPYEEMIPKWRQLNVFEGERVERGDVISDGPESPHDILRLRGVHAVTRYIVNEVQEVYRLQGVKINDKHIEVIVRQMLRKGTIVNPGSSEFLEGEQVEMSRIKIANRQLETNGKISATYSRDLLGITKASLATESFISAASFQETTRVLTEAAVAGKRDELRGLKENVIVGRLIPAGTGYAYHQDRMRRRQAGEPQAAPQVSAEEASANLAELLNAGLGGSDDE; encoded by the coding sequence GTGAAAGACTTATTAAAGTTTCTGAAAGCGCAAACTAAAACCGAAGAGTTTGATGCGATCAAAATTGCGCTGGCCTCGCCAGACATGATCCGTTCCTGGTCTTTCGGTGAAGTGAAAAAACCGGAAACCATCAACTACCGTACGTTCAAACCGGAACGTGACGGCTTGTTCTGTGCCCGTATTTTTGGGCCGGTAAAAGACTATGAGTGCTTGTGCGGTAAGTACAAGCGCCTGAAACACCGTGGCGTAATCTGCGAGAAATGCGGCGTTGAAGTGACCCAGACCAAAGTGCGCCGTGAGCGCATGGGCCACATCGAGCTGGCGTCTCCGACCGCTCACATCTGGTTCCTGAAATCCTTGCCGTCCCGTATCGGCCTGCTGCTGGATATGCCGCTGCGCGATATCGAACGCGTACTGTACTTCGAATCCTATGTGGTGGTTGAAGGCGGGATGACCAACCTGGAGCGCCGTCAGATCCTGACTGAAGAGCAGTATCTGGACGCGCTGGAAGAGTTCGGTGACGAATTCGACGCCAAGATGGGCGCCGAGGCTATCCAGGCTCTGCTGAAAAGCATGGATCTGGAGCAGGAATGCGAACAGCTGCGTGAAGAGCTGAACGAAACCAACTCTGAAACCAAGCGTAAAAAGCTGACCAAGCGCATCAAACTGCTGGAAGCGTTCGTGCAGTCCGGCAACAAGCCGGAGTGGATGATCCTGACCGTGCTGCCGGTGCTGCCGCCGGACCTGCGTCCGCTGGTGCCGCTGGACGGTGGTCGTTTCGCAACCTCAGATCTGAACGATCTGTATCGCCGTGTGATCAACCGTAACAACCGTTTGAAACGTCTGCTGGATCTGGCTGCGCCGGACATCATCGTACGTAACGAAAAACGTATGCTGCAGGAAGCGGTAGATGCACTGCTGGATAACGGCCGTCGCGGGCGTGCGATCACCGGTTCCAACAAGCGTCCGCTGAAATCTTTGGCCGATATGATCAAAGGTAAGCAGGGTCGTTTCCGTCAGAACCTGCTCGGTAAGCGCGTGGACTACTCCGGTCGTTCCGTTATCACCGTAGGTCCGTACCTGCGTCTGCATCAGTGCGGCCTGCCGAAGAAAATGGCGCTGGAACTGTTCAAACCGTTCATCTACGGCAAGCTGGAACTGCGTGGTCTGGCGACCACCATCAAAGCCGCCAAGAAAATGGTGGAACGCGAAGAAGCGGTGGTATGGGATATCCTGGATGAAGTCATCCGCGAACACCCGGTACTGCTGAACCGTGCGCCGACCCTGCACCGTCTGGGGATTCAGGCGTTCGAACCGGTACTGATCGAAGGTAAAGCCATTCAGCTGCACCCGCTGGTGTGTGCGGCGTATAACGCCGACTTCGACGGTGACCAGATGGCTGTTCACGTACCGCTGACGCTGGAAGCCCAGTTGGAAGCGCGTGCGTTGATGATGTCCACCAACAACATTCTGTCTCCGGCGAACGGCGAGCCGATCATCGTTCCGTCTCAGGACGTGGTATTGGGTCTGTACTACATGACCCGTGACTGTGTTAACGCCAAAGGCGAAGGCATGGTGCTGACCGGTCCGAAAGAAGCAGAACGCATCTACCGTGCGGGTCTGGCCTCGCTGCATGCGCGCGTTAAAGTGCGTATCACCGAGCACGAGAAAAACGCGCAGGGTGAGTGGATTGCTAAAACCAGCATCATCGACACCACTGTGGGTCGTGCGATTCTGTGGATGATCGTGCCGAAAGGTCTGCCTTACTCCATCGTCAACCAGGCGCTGGGTAAGAAGGCTATCTCCAAGATGCTGAACACCTGCTATCGCGTACTGGGTCTGAAGCCGACGGTTATTTTTGCCGACCAGATCATGTACACCGGTTTTGCTTACGCGGCGCGTTCCGGTTCTTCCGTTGGTATCGACGATATGGTCATTCCGGCGAAGAAAGTGGAAATCATCAGCGAAGCGGAAGCCGAGGTTGCCGAGATTCAGGAGCAGTTCCAGTCTGGTCTGGTAACCGCAGGCGAACGTTACAACAAAGTCATCGACATCTGGGCCGCGGCGAACGAGCGTGTGGCCAAGGCGATGATGGAAAACCTCTCTACCGAAACGGTAATTAACCGTAACGGCGAAGAAGAGAGACAGGTTTCCTTTAACAGCATCTTTATGATGGCCGACTCCGGTGCGCGTGGTTCCGCGGCACAGATTCGTCAGCTGGCGGGGATGCGTGGCCTGATGGCGAAGCCGGACGGCTCCATCATCGAAACACCGATCACCGCGAACTTCCGTGAAGGTCTGAACGTACTCCAGTACTTCATCTCCACCCACGGTGCGCGTAAAGGTCTGGCGGATACCGCGTTGAAGACCGCGAACTCCGGTTACCTGACTCGTCGTCTGGTTGACGTGGCGCAGGACCTGGTGGTGACCGAGGACGATTGCGGCACCCACGAAGGCATCATGATGACGCCGGTTATCGAAGGCGGCGACGTAAAAGAGCCGCTGCGTGAGCGCGTACTGGGCCGTGTGACGGCGGAAGACGTGCTGAAACCGGGCACCGCAGACATTTTGGTTCCGCGCAATATGCTGCTGAACGAGAAATGGTGTGACCTGTTGGAAGAAAACTCGGTCGACGCGGTGAAAGTGCGCTCCGTGGTTGGCTGTGAAACTGACTTCGGCGTGTGCGCCAAGTGCTACGGTCGTGACCTGGCGCGTGGACACATCATCAACAAAGGTGAGGCCATCGGGGTTATCGCGGCGCAGTCCATCGGTGAACCGGGTACTCAGCTGACGATGCGTACGTTCCACATCGGTGGTGCGGCATCCCGTGCGGCAGCTGAATCCAGCATTCAGGTGAAAAACAAAGGTAGCCTGAAACTGAGCAACGCCAAGTTCGTTAAGAACGTCGCTGGCAAGCTGGTTATCACCTCGCGTAACACCGAGCTGAAATTGATCGACGAATTTGGTCGTACCAAAGAAAGCTATAAAGTGCCTTACGGTGCGGTAATGGGCAAAGGCGACGGTGACGATGTTTCCGGCGGTGAAACCGTCGCGAACTGGGATCCGCATACCATGCCGGTTATCACCGAAGTGGGCGGCAGCATCCGCTTCACCGACATGATCGACGGCCAGACGATTACGCGTCAGACCGACGAACTGACCGGTTTGTCCTCCATCGTGGTGCTGGACAGTGCGGAACGTACCGGTGGCGGTAAAGACCTGCGTCCGGCGCTGAAAATCGTTGACGGCAAGGGCGACGACGTACTGATTCCGGGTACCGACATGCCGGCGCAGTACTTCCTGCCGGGCAAAGCGATTGTCCAACTGGAAGATGGTTCTCAGATCGGTGCGGGTGACACCTTGGCGCGTATTCCGCAGGAATCCGGCGGTACCAAGGATATTACCGGTGGTCTGCCGCGCGTTGCCGACCTGTTCGAAGCCCGTCGTCCGAAAGAGCCGGCGATTCTGGCGGAAATCAGCGGCGTGGTGTCCTTCGGTAAAGAAACCAAAGGCAAACGTCGTTTGGTGATCACGCCGGTTGATGGCAGCGAACCATACGAAGAGATGATTCCGAAGTGGCGTCAGCTCAACGTGTTCGAAGGCGAACGTGTGGAGCGCGGCGACGTGATTTCCGATGGTCCGGAATCTCCGCATGACATCCTGCGTCTGCGCGGCGTACACGCGGTAACTCGTTACATCGTGAACGAAGTGCAGGAAGTTTACCGACTGCAGGGCGTGAAGATTAACGATAAACACATCGAGGTTATCGTTCGTCAGATGCTGCGTAAAGGCACCATCGTCAATCCAGGCAGCTCTGAGTTCCTGGAAGGCGAGCAGGTGGAAATGTCGCGCATCAAGATCGCCAATCGTCAGTTGGAAACGAACGGCAAGATTTCGGCAACCTACAGCCGTGACTTGCTGGGTATCACCAAAGCGTCTCTGGCCACCGAGTCCTTCATCTCCGCAGCGTCGTTCCAGGAAACGACCCGCGTGCTGACGGAAGCGGCGGTTGCCGGTAAACGCGATGAGCTGCGTGGCCTGAAAGAGAACGTCATCGTGGGTCGTCTGATCCCGGCCGGTACCGGCTATGCGTACCATCAGGATCGCATGCGCCGTCGTCAGGCGGGCGAACCGCAGGCAGCACCGCAGGTGAGCGCTGAAGAAGCGTCTGCTAACCTGGCTGAACTGTTGAACGCCGGTCTGGGTGGTAGCGACGACGAATAA
- a CDS encoding DUF1127 domain-containing protein, protein MTILFSSHRPDLPPDESILLRLLRRWRVWRLHRQTRKILNKLNDEHLKDIGLKREDIERLYRH, encoded by the coding sequence ATGACAATACTATTCTCTTCCCATCGCCCCGATTTACCCCCCGACGAGTCCATTTTGTTGCGCCTGTTACGACGATGGCGGGTCTGGCGCCTGCACCGTCAGACCCGCAAAATCCTGAATAAACTCAACGATGAGCACCTCAAAGATATCGGCCTGAAACGGGAAGATATAGAGCGTCTTTACCGACACTGA
- a CDS encoding DUF1127 domain-containing protein: MTQPYFRAGAGIKPRTFRHRIRQYWRAWRQRVQARKALRKLDNDRLEDMGLTRRDVDNF, encoded by the coding sequence ATGACACAGCCATACTTTCGAGCCGGCGCCGGCATCAAACCACGGACCTTCCGGCACCGCATTCGCCAGTATTGGCGCGCCTGGCGGCAGCGAGTTCAGGCACGAAAGGCACTACGTAAACTGGACAACGATCGGTTGGAGGATATGGGGCTGACACGCCGGGATGTGGACAATTTTTAG
- a CDS encoding DUF1176 domain-containing protein, giving the protein MRFTTTLSGVILVLLSGSAFSAGEMPSGYPTPVQKVFRHWQITCNNLNDCDIRNNDPYLRVTLKREAGVQGKLSLDFDLADKRQALYLDGVRFPLSQPAWQTDEEEGAFYVHTDQLDVIQQFVLAAKNAKRLSLSEHDGGQGNNQEESISLNGLNAALLLADERQGRLNNHSALLQVGDGEVAQVPPVPVGQEINPAYTQPPVLTNAKTLINGVISAKKNLLEEEDCGLSKEARQLSEAEPLTNELALVMLNCGMGAYQSSSMLFVTPRNNPQAAQLLELPRPIRPADSREEKIRWFTEADYDPESGMLYHSAKGRGIADCGESAQWVFDGKTFQLVAYNYQPECNGGQPGDWPSVWAMPGYPTE; this is encoded by the coding sequence ATGCGATTCACTACAACGCTTTCAGGCGTCATTCTGGTTTTGCTGTCCGGCAGCGCGTTCAGCGCCGGCGAGATGCCTTCCGGTTATCCGACACCGGTGCAGAAGGTATTCAGGCACTGGCAGATTACTTGTAACAACCTGAACGACTGCGACATCAGGAACAATGACCCGTACCTGCGTGTGACGCTAAAACGTGAAGCAGGCGTTCAGGGCAAACTCTCTTTGGACTTCGATCTGGCCGATAAACGTCAGGCGCTGTATCTGGATGGTGTCCGTTTTCCGCTGTCCCAGCCCGCCTGGCAGACGGATGAGGAAGAGGGCGCGTTTTACGTCCATACCGATCAGTTGGATGTGATCCAGCAGTTTGTGCTGGCGGCCAAAAACGCCAAACGGTTGTCGCTGTCGGAGCACGACGGTGGTCAGGGTAATAACCAGGAAGAATCGATCTCGCTTAACGGCCTGAATGCGGCGTTATTGCTGGCGGATGAGCGGCAGGGGCGCCTGAATAACCACAGCGCATTGTTGCAGGTCGGTGACGGAGAGGTGGCGCAGGTGCCGCCGGTACCGGTGGGGCAGGAAATCAACCCGGCCTATACCCAGCCGCCGGTGCTGACCAATGCGAAAACGCTGATTAACGGCGTGATCAGCGCCAAAAAAAACCTGCTGGAAGAGGAAGACTGCGGGCTGAGCAAAGAGGCCCGCCAGTTGAGTGAAGCCGAACCGCTGACCAACGAGCTGGCGCTGGTGATGCTCAACTGCGGCATGGGCGCCTATCAGTCTTCCAGCATGTTGTTTGTCACTCCGCGCAATAACCCGCAGGCCGCACAGTTGCTTGAATTGCCAAGGCCCATTCGCCCGGCGGACAGCCGTGAGGAAAAAATCCGTTGGTTTACCGAAGCGGACTATGACCCGGAAAGCGGCATGCTGTATCACTCGGCGAAAGGACGCGGCATCGCCGACTGCGGCGAAAGCGCGCAGTGGGTGTTCGACGGTAAGACCTTCCAGCTTGTGGCTTACAATTATCAACCGGAGTGTAATGGCGGGCAGCCGGGAGACTGGCCGTCCGTGTGGGCGATGCCGGGCTACCCGACCGAGTAA